One Megalobrama amblycephala isolate DHTTF-2021 linkage group LG15, ASM1881202v1, whole genome shotgun sequence genomic window, cctAAAATAGTGTGCTAACTGAAAGAAATGAATTTAACAAATATTGGTAATAATATAGCATTCTGAGAAATTTACAAGCAATTTTAAGTaggccggtcatttttgacctgGACTACCACAAGTGTGACTTTGTACAattttgtataaaattaaaagttatttaaacattaaagcacactattataaatatttgtacagaatattttaaaggtgccctagaacattttttcacaaaatgtaatataagtctaaggtgtcctctgaatgtgtctgtgacgtttcagctcaaaataccccatagattttttgtaAATCTATTAaatctattttttaaattatacagactgcaagtgtttaaaaatgaaaataacgacagctcttgtctccgtgaatacagtaagaaacgatggtaactttaaccacatttaacagtacattagcaacatgctaatgaaacatttagaaagacagtttacaaatatcactaaaaatatcatgatatcatggatcatgtcagttattatcgctccatctgccatttttcgctattgttcttgcttgcttacctaggtctgatgattcagctgtgcacagctccagacgttaatactggctgcccttgtctaatgccttgaacatgagctggcatatacaaatattgaggtcgtacatattaatgatcctgactgttacgtaacagtcggtgttatgttgagattcgcctgttcttcggaggtcttttaaacaaatgagatttatataagaaggaggaaacaatggtgtttgagactcactgtatgtcatttccatgtacagaactctaattatttaaccaTGGAAATTCAAAAAAGTTGTTATTAATTTGAATTtaccaaggtaaattcaattttcaattctagggcacctttaaagtttaaaacTATAAGGCTAAAGTTTTACGAAGCTAACTCGTCATTAAGAACAGTCTAAACTTTAAATGTGCAAAATTAAGTGATAACAATACAATCATCGAATGAAAttacatttactgaataaattaaattaaaaaattcataaaatgcagtttttacTGTTGCTTTCCTGTCGAAAGCAGATGGAATGGAGTTTGGGGCAGCCCTCCATGATTgcgggtatatatatatatatatatatataagcggcagtggattccaaTCCACCCTTCTGactacatatatttaaaataatgtaggccCTTTTTACTGGTAAAATCAGATATTTGGCATTACCATGACCCACAAACGTTTCCCCattgcattattttacatttatataaagttTAATGTACTGTCACTGAAGCTCTGCAAATTTTTCTTTCTCACAGTAAAATGGCTATTCcttaattttaaagggttagttaatccaaaaatgtaaattctgtcttcatttagGCCTACTTACTTCTGTTGTTCTCACATGGCACACATGAACATACATTTGAACTTCCATGTTTATTACAGTATGTACATCGATCAGTTTATCATATACCatatacagggcttgacattaacttttttgctcaccagccactgtggctagtggttttccaaagttactagccacttagcactttcactggccacaattttgctgttgggaaattacatatgattaaagttgactttggcatGCTTAAATTAGATTTAGACtagattttgagtcattttacttgatttacaagatttaaaatcctttcaaacttacaaatgcagattgaccacacAAATCAAGACTATACATTGTATATATCAGCTGGAAtgtacagttatttttgttaggctatataaaaagaacaaagaaggaaaattacaaatagtaattaaaaaaaaataaatctttttttcagatgtttatttagcatgtaacgttatacatttatttaacatttgttgatgtttgattatcattaatgacatacaggtatttatttgggtgctgctgaatgcatggacgtcatacacatccagtttttaaccacctgtttacgtccacttaaccCATAGCTGACTGTGTTCACGCGAGATATTCCACACgatgcattttgacatctgtgtgtgcgtgtattcagGCACAAGGAGAATTGATCGCGCTCGCGACAGAGAGAACGCGCAcgcgagcgcttctgttgtgtgtcattcagcgcgattccgcctatcccgccttcactaaccgCAAATTAATCGATAAAGAACTgtgactgaattgtaattttgtgatacgacgagcttggctacctttcatttggctgtaggctgaaattatattcaacccgccaaagtggctagtgggagtggctgtcttacccgccacagcggaaatctacccgcatttggcgggttggcgggtgttaatgtcaagccctgaccatatacatataaatattttgccatttaaaggattagttcactttcaaataaaaatttcctgataatttaccttaatttcttttcaactaaagaaagaaggacatggatatcttggatgacatgggggtgagtaaattatcaggaaatatttatttgaaagtgaactaatcctttaaatctctTTCTACCCTGTCCAGTCCCTGCTCTGAAAAACACTACCACACCCATGTGtcaaaattaaattttgaataataataataataataataataataattgactGAATTCTTAAGCACATATGTAGTGTCAGTTTTAGTTGATATTAAACATATGTTTTGTTAAATGATACCCGTAATGTAATGCCGTCTGAGGGCTCGAAGGTCACACACATTCAGTGGAGGTCTCCTGCCTTGCCCTACACAGCCTGGGACCTAAAAACCTTGCAATTTTGCATTTgataaatgtgatttttttaaaaattttgacAATTCTCTCATGAAATTTGACACAAAGTGTGAGCCATGACccattttacaaaattaaaatgaatacataAAACCTTGTGTCACTGATACTCAAAATCTCATCCAAACAAAGTTGGAAACCCTGATACTGTTAgttcataaataaaatttttcaaTCAGTTTTAAGAGCAAAATCTATTTAAGTTCAGCAGTGTCCAGAGTAGATGTAGTTTTAGGCCGCAAACTTTTCTCAGTTTTGGTTCAGGGTAAAAGAGAGATGGTGAATGTTTGGTTTTACGTGTGAGGCACAAAATATCCTCAAAAAATGACCTGTgctatattatttacatttcattttatctGATGATTTtgtccaaagcgacttacaaatgaggaataCATAATGAGGCAATAACAAGATATTTTGCAATGCAAAGTTTCAAACATCGTCCAGAAAAGTACAAGCTAGAACAAGAAGAGAAATAAGAAAAAGTGATACAAATAAGTTGTATTTCAAGGAGAATTTTAATAAGGAGAAACAAATATGACcatttacattttcatgtcTTAATATGTAGGCTACATCAGCTTATGAAAACgtatttaacaatttaaaatatgaatacttTAGcgatgaaattattattattattttattattatcatctgCTGAGCGAAGATGAGGGCCAGACAGGAGAGTCACAAACAGACTCGGATGATGTTCGTGTGCTTCAAGCTGCCCAAAACAACAGCTGTATGAAAGCCTCTTCACGCCCCTCACTAATGCTGAATTCATTAAAGTTGCTTTCAGACTGTTTTCTGAACACACAGCGGACACGTCCAGGCTTTTATCAACTTTTCCATTAAAACTATTCATCAAATGTACACGCAGCTTTTTCCCGTGGCTGATGCTCGACTTGGATTTGGTCTGACGGAGACAAAAGAAACATTTCCTCTCCGCGTGTTTTAGTCTCCAGTGAAAGTTCAGATCCTCTGCTCGGTGCTCACCTTGTTTTTACTGCGACAAACTATTTTACCGCTCCAGTTTTGTCCCAAATGTAAGAGAAGAAAACACAATCGTGAAGGGCTCGTGGAGGCGCACAGACACCGAGCAGGGCGGGTTGAGTCTATAAGGTTCTCATGTGTTATTTAAGAGCGCAGCGGCGCTCGAGCGCTGATCATTGCTGAAACCAGACAGCGTTTGAAAGACTGTAGATCCGATCCGAGAGAGAGATGGCAGAAACTGCTCCAGCCCCGGCTGCTGCCGCCCCGGCCAAAGCGCCCAAGAAGAAGTCAGCTGCGAAAGCCAAGAAAGCAGGTCCAGGTGTCGGTGAACTCATCGTCAAAGCTGTGTCTGCATCCAAGGAGAGGAGCGGCGTGTCCCTCGCCGCCCTGAAGAAAGCTATCGCCGCCAACGGTTACGACGTGGAGAAGAACAACTCCCGCGTCAAGATCGCCATCAAGAGTCTGGTGACTAAAGGCACCCTGGTGCAGGTCAAAGGGACCGGCGCTTCGGGCTCATTCAAGCTCAACAAGCAGAAAGCCGAGACCAAGAAGAAGCCGGCCAAGAAAGCGGCTCCTAAAGCGAAGAAGCCCGCGGCCAAGAAACCCGCTGCTGCCAAGAAGCCCAAGAAAGCAGCGGCAAAGAAGCCCGCCGCCAAGAAATCGCCCAAGAAGGCCAAGAAACCCGCTGCCACAGCCGCTAAGAAGGCGACGAAGAGCCCCAAGAAGGCAAAGAAGCCAGCAGCCGCTAAGAAAGCAGCCAAGAGCCCCAAAAAGGCCAAGGCGGCTAAACCTAAGGTGGCAAAGCCTAAAGCCGCCAAGCCTAAAAAGGCAGCGcccaaaaagaaataaagtcttTACTGTTTCTCCTCAAAGGttcttttaagagccacccaCTACCTCTGAATAAAGAGCAAAACTCTGATGTTAATGATTTGACCTGCTATTTTAATAGTTATGAAAGTAAATTCTTTGTAAAgtttaatatttgttaacatgCGTGTTCTGGGGGCAGTATTTAAATCACAGCCCGGAGATTTCAAATGTATAGTACttggaatgaaccaagaaaagcttaaaattgcacggaactgagaagcaaatccaaggaaaacaatGACAGCAAAAAAAGACTCCAATATAAAAACTTAACTAAAcaagagacatttattttaaagcaagcaaaatgctgtggaaaaaaaaaggcCTGGGAATCTGTAATGAATTCCTTTTTAATAGATGAATTctctatataaaataatcatatgattaatgcttttgttttgtcctttaCATAGCAACAAACTAAACATAACTATTTACATGTGATAATCAGTGTTGGCAGTCTAGAAATGATACTGGTTTGATCCAAAGCACTATCACAGTGGCTgcttcattatatttattaaaaaaataaattaattaattaaaaaaaataataataaaaaaaagcttattagcaggtcctcaacccaagcacaagctcaacacttcaccacaacggtgatctccaaaaaacactaacatatCAAAAATCTCATCTTtcttaaaaatgcataaaataacactttatcaacatttactctcccaatTCAGCCCGGTGcgaagcatgatgggaagtgacagtcctgtttgattgggttacttgactgaaacatgttatttcaaaatgaaaacatcaagtgagttctagtaaccttttcaagtcaatttaacatgaagcaatcacatttgaaccagaaacaatggtgttaaatcaaaataaattgtttatataaagtgaacagcatcaaaaaaaaaatatatatatatatccaagtaatacatgagtcttctttgaaacacaagaAGACTCATGTTTGAAACACAGCGTTTATCTGAAGTTAAACCTGCCTCCTGgtaggtttaatttaagcctcaaTTTAGTCCTGGAGTAGCTCTAGTCTTCCTTCAGGAAATCAGTttattaaactctggactagactaagtctaggactattttaaaccatgacagagaaGGCAGTTTTCTGTTATTCTGGtttaaagggccattttattctaggactaggcttaatCTCTGTCCGGGAAACCGCACCATTATCTTGGCGAAGTAAATTATTTGTAAAGCTTGTTAAAATGTTGTTTCAGCGCTTTAGTTCGACTGACAATGTTTTACACATGCTGACTGTCTACTTAGAAATTCCGTAAACTACAATAGCGGttataaatattgatttatcTTAATTACCTACTTTTTGAGGTTTACTGTTGTTTTTACCAAGTTCCTGTCAAATAATAAGGTTCCTAGTTCATGTAAATGGTCAAATATTATTCCTGTACATAAAATATCTAAtgctacactcttaaaaaaggttttatatagtactaaaagtggttctttggctcgtaatcataggggaaccactttaagtgctgtatagcaccaaatcttggcgcttcagtggttcttcagcggttctttggGGTGGTTAACGTGCTATATAATCCTTTAGTGTTTAAAAGTCTGTTCTTAAAAGTCATTTTTTAGAATAGCATTTATGTGATTttattgtgatatatatatatatatgcataatgttgtttattttattgttattttaatttatttttatgcttaTGAAGGATTTTGAAATGTTACTgttaaaggcgctatataaaataaagattattattattattattattattattattatatagcacCACTGCCTTACAAAGAACCTGTTTAgcccctttaaaggttcttccaaagaaccactgttggtgctgtttagcaccatttttgttgaagaaaaAATATGTGATATTGCACATCTTATGGGTTCTACAAAGTACCATTTGACAAAGGTGctgtagagcacctttaaagatatggTGCTACATAGCAAAAGTTCCCCTATGATTACCAAGAACCACTtttggtgctatatagcacttttttttagagtgtactcaGTTATTGGAGCATTGGTTGTTATATGAGTATACTTCTCATCCATTACATTCTTTTACCATCAAGGAGATGTTTTAGAGAACATCGGGTGAGTAAAAATGTGTGCaaacttaaaattttaaatgttgaGACATGAATATGAGTAGGTGTGGACATAGATGGAAATattgtacatatatgtacaaatgggaatgtcatttttttaattgttttatttccatttttagaTATATTGTTGTGTTGGTGTCCTTGTTGttaatgttttctttctttctttctttctttctttctttctttcttagtCTATACTGCATAACCCGATCACCAAAAGGGGGTGGGGTTTGTGTGTTGGAGGGAAGTTCAGTGATTGGCTTGAAATCTTAACAGACTGTCAACCAATGGGCGACAAGAACGTTCGCTTAAAGGCAGTACCGCGAAACTCACttcttctttctttcagtgtcGTTTGAAGAAACAATTGTTAGCTGTAAGTAAAAATGAGTGGCAGAGGCAAAACCGGAGGCAAAGCAAGAGCCAAGGCTAAGACTCGCTCATCCAGGGCAGGACTGCAGTTCCCCGTCGGCCGTGTTCACAGGCTTCTCCGCAAAGGCAACTACGCCGAGCGCGTTGGTGCTGGTGCTCCTGTTTATCTGGCGGCTGTGCTCGAGTATCTTACCGCTGAGATCCTGGAGTTGGCTGGAAATGCCGCTCGGGACAACAAGAAGACCCGCATCATCCCCCGTCATCTGCAGCTGGCGGTGCGCAACGACGAAGAGTTGAACAAACTTCTGGGCGGAGTGACCATCGCTCAGGGCGGTGTGCTGCCCAACATCCAGGCTGTGCTGCTGCCCAAGAAGACCGAGAAATCTGCCAAGTCCAAATAAGCGGACTTAGTCGGTCTTACTGAAAcccaaaggctcttttaagagccacccaTTTTATCGGACATAGAGCGCCTTTCTTTAACAGTTTAATAACACCATATATAAACgtatatataaagtataaaaaaataaaattgcattACATATATAACATAACAGGAAAAGATCTATCAAAACCATTAATTGTACGATTGCTCTGTATGGGTATTTACAAATACAACAGTAGCAGAAACGCAGAAAAGTGTTTTGAGCACATGAAAGTCCCATAACTTGTTTGATTGAGATCGGTTTTTGGGttaatgtgttttgttgtaGTGCTTTTATTACAGATGGTGTTATTTTGTTCAAATCCGAGATATGTACAACCATTAGGAATAAGGTGAATATTtcagaacaaataaataaagcaatgTGAGTATAAAGCCTCCGGGTGTGTTACACTGTTTGAGCAAACAGAACAAAGTACATTAAGCGGGAAACCCTCTGCTTGTTTGAAAAGATGGAGCGCTCAGTCATTGGCTAGCAGTCATAAGCATACGTCACAGATCAGCCAATCACAAGCCTCGGCACCCTCCCGACACTGTGAGCTCATGGCCTCGCAATGCCTTAAAAGCAGGCGTGTAACACAGAGCAGTATTTCCAGCGTAAGCAGGACAGAAAGAGAAGTTCACTGCAGCAATGGCAAGAACTAAGCAGACCGCTCGTAAATCCACCGGTGGCAAAGCCCCGAGGAAGCAGCTCGCTACCAAAGCCGCCCGTAAGAGCGCTCCGGCCACCGGCGGCGTCAAGAAGCCCCATCGTTACAGGCCCGGGACCGTGGCTCTCCGAGAGATCCGCCGTTATCAGAAGTCCACCGAGCTGCTGATCCGCAAACTGCCCTTCCAGCGGCTGGTCCGAGAAATCGCTCAGGACTTCAAGACGGATCTGCGCTTCCAGAGCTCCGCTGTCATGGCCCTGCAGGAGGCCAGCGAGGCTTATTTGGTCGGTCTGTTTGAGGACACCAACCTGTGCGCCATCCACGCCAAGAGGGTCACTATCATGCCCAAAGACATTCAGCTGGCCCGCCGTATCCGCGGAGAGCGCGCCTAAACCCGCATCAGCCACATCAAACcccaaaggctcttttaagagccaccaAAATTACACTGAACGAGGAAGTTTCCAGTTTTACACTTAAGAGGAGTCGATAGTTGTATTCTTTGATTGCAATAAGATTAGTTTGTCTttttctacagaaacgtccttTTGGTATGACTAAATGtcttaatttatgtatttttctAAACTTGACTTGGACCACATCATTATGTTATAatttgactttatgaatacaaatgacagcttaatgtgtttgtttttttgtcactggtgttaccttactactttggcttttttttttaaacattatgaaatatttctcaatttttttcagcacatgcagtcagagttatagaaaaatgataatgcaaaaaatgagattgtgtttttcttttttttttttaatcgggttagttaaaagtgtgattgaatgatgttaattcaattgcacaaccatgtatttgctataacaatgaaaatatttgaaaaagttataaaaaaatgatgcaatcctttacatcttaattcttgagtgtTGCAGAATTCAATGGATGTAAaattatcatgtcacatatgacacattttatttaatgtgacagacaaaaaacagtaacaccagtgacgtatacataagaccaaagatccttattcttcaactataattaagtagatgagactaaatttttacatttggtatACAAATGTCGCTGCACTGAATTTAGCCATATCTGcccaaaggaggattaacaatgagaaagaaaagttataatcatgtaatcttagtgctattttatgaaaataactTAATGAacagctttaaataaagtttatctataaaCGGGTAACATCAGGgccaattttcatgaaaaatgcattttacaaaatggctgctgcaaggaatcaatccacatgttgtaaattatgatatattcactaaatcaagtaatttaatccatttgtattctagttttttataattccctaacaataaagtaggtcacaccagtaacttcaactaaaagcttcatatgaaattatgattttctaattaaaatttctgataaGTAAAAAGAGAGAGTGGACTTTCCATTGgcctttcttcattgatcttcagGAAACAGGAAGAAGGATgtcaagtgatgtcatcagtgtgatttgctaattcaaaataagagatttttgttaaaggtaacaccagtgtcacacaacaccaggggaccactacattcattatatattttataatatttatttagcatttggttttttatgtcattcacattatatatttgatagttatgtatacattattgtaatttaaatggTAGAAAAACCTAGACAGCCGACCTCAAGCCCTGAGTTTGAAGATGAGATCGTTCAGCAGtgtaaaaacacaataaatttTGCATCAATATTAGACGTCATGAGCcatattttgtacttttttttttttttttgcatcacaTACAACATATTGATGATTTGGCTTTTTATATCTTTGAatatgtgttgttgttttttttttgtttgttttttgctgaTAATTTTCTACTCTTGCCTGTTTAAGGGTTAAAATGTACAGTTAGTAAAGTATCGAACATAATCCTGTATTTGTCATTGCAGTTGTAATACGTAAAATAAATGTTGTCTGTGTCTCTAGTGTTTGGGTTTcctaaattaaaatatgtatgtACAAACACAGGCATAAACAGAAGATATAACGTCACtctattatttaataattttactttaatattGTGATATGACGTCTTGTGTCCCTCTCATTATCAAACTGAACTACTGTAAATTATTATCTTTGTGAAATAGATTTTATGAAACCTGAAATTTAACATGAAAAGCGTCAGGGCAGGGATTAAATCACGTGCTCTAGCTACTTTGGGGGACTGGTGTGCGGCGCGGTCCTGGTTTCTGTCAGGTCCTGTAAGCAAATGTATAAGGCCTCCCAATTACACTTGTGTATCATTCTTTATCATCGCTTGATAGAGTTGTATAAAACATGTCTGGAAGAGGCAAAGGCGGTAAAGGACTCGGAAAAGGAGGCGCCAAGCGTCACCGTAAAGTTCTGCGCGATAACATCCAGGGAATCACCAAACCCGCCATCCGTCGTCTCGCTCGCCGTGGCGGTGTCAAGCGCATCTCCGGTCTGATCTACGAGGAGACCCGCGGAGTGTTGAAGGTGTTTCTGGAGAACGTCATCCGCGATGCCGTCACCTACACCGAGCACGCCAAGAGAAAGACCGTGACCGCCATGGATGTTGTGTACGCGCTGAAGCGACAGGGACGCACTCTGTACGGCTTCGGGGGATAAACTTCTCAAATCAGGAACAACTACACCAACCCAACGGttcttttaagagccacccaCTCTGTCACATAAAGAGTATAATGTTTTAGCCATCTTGACTgcacatttaattattattattattatttttgatgtGTTCTGAAACCAGGATGAAATTAACCAAAAGTAACAACTCATAAGGTTTAACATGCATCGACACTATCAACATCTTCCATCTCCCTTTATAACAGATCAATGATTCCAAAAGTATTAGTGCTTAAATAGCGCACGAAACCCACTTTTTATTACACAAGTTTCAATAATTTAGCAGAATctgttttttaacaaaacaaacaaaggggcatcaacattacaataatatcAAAGTTGGCAAAAGTGGAAATGTAGAATTTGTTTTACACGAATCAAATTGTCTTTTATTGATATCCTGGTAGTTTAAACAGTTAAACATTATCATTAATCAAAAGATGTTCCTAGGAAAAAGTGTTTGTAAAGGGTGTCTGACCATTATTTGTCTCTTTCTTTCCAAACTCCCTCAATGGCTCTATAATGGTGTTAAAATTACACGATGGTTCACAACATTTGCCTAGAAGTCCTTATTTTCTCAAACTAATAATGAAAAGAGCGGGAAACGAAACAAAGGACACAGTCAGGGTGTAGTTCAAACTTTGAGCGGTTGGCGGCGGCGCATGTGATTGGCCCTCATTCCGCTCGTGATGCTTTGAGTTGTCCAATGAAATACGAGTTTATGGGTTTGGCCTATTAAAAGAGGCAATCTGTATCTTTGAAAATTAGCATAGGGCGGTGAATAAATGCCTCTGTGTCGCTTCTGACTCCACATTGTATTTTCAAGTTTGCGATCAAGCAGTATCATGCCTGAACCAGCAAAGTCCGCGCCTAAGAAGGGCTCCAAGAAGGCCGTCACGAAGACCGCCGGTAAGGGAGGAAAGAAGCGCAAGAGGTCCAGGAAGGAGAGTTACGCTATCTATGTCTACAAAGTCCTGAAGCAGGTTCATCCTGACACCGGCATCTCTTCCAAGGCGATGGGCATCATGAACTCTTTCGTCAACGACATCTTCGAGCGCATCGCCGGTGAGTCGTCTCGTCTCGCTCACTACAACAAGCGCTCCACCATCACTTCTAGAGAGATCCAGACCGCTGTGCGTCTGCTGCTGCCCGGAGAGCTGGCCAAACACGCCGTGTCCGAGGGCACCAAGGCCGTCACCAAGTACACCAGCTCCAAGTAGAGATTCAACCGAGACTCTCAGCGAcccaaaggctcttttaagagccacccaTCTTCTCCTTAAAGAGCTCTGGAAGTGATTTCATGTTATTTGCAGTTTTGATCCTACGAAAATTTTGATATGTGttgtaacactttagaatactgttctgtcattaataactACACTGGAATGAATGAGTAACGCAACATGAGTATTCTAACTACTATTAACTTATAAGAAATTCTGATTATAGAAATAATAGTACTCAGATGTAATAATTCCCTGTTACCTAATCAGTAACtctttattttttcccataCCTCTCCAGACGACTACAAAGAGCTACTAGATACAGATTCATAATATGGCAAATACAAAATGTATAATTCTAAAtcttatt contains:
- the LOC125247348 gene encoding histone H1-like translates to MAETAPAPAAAAPAKAPKKKSAAKAKKAGPGVGELIVKAVSASKERSGVSLAALKKAIAANGYDVEKNNSRVKIAIKSLVTKGTLVQVKGTGASGSFKLNKQKAETKKKPAKKAAPKAKKPAAKKPAAAKKPKKAAAKKPAAKKSPKKAKKPAATAAKKATKSPKKAKKPAAAKKAAKSPKKAKAAKPKVAKPKAAKPKKAAPKKK
- the LOC125247351 gene encoding histone H2A-like — encoded protein: MSGRGKTGGKARAKAKTRSSRAGLQFPVGRVHRLLRKGNYAERVGAGAPVYLAAVLEYLTAEILELAGNAARDNKKTRIIPRHLQLAVRNDEELNKLLGGVTIAQGGVLPNIQAVLLPKKTEKSAKSK
- the LOC125247353 gene encoding histone H2B, whose protein sequence is MPEPAKSAPKKGSKKAVTKTAGKGGKKRKRSRKESYAIYVYKVLKQVHPDTGISSKAMGIMNSFVNDIFERIAGESSRLAHYNKRSTITSREIQTAVRLLLPGELAKHAVSEGTKAVTKYTSSK